A genomic segment from Lignipirellula cremea encodes:
- a CDS encoding glycosyltransferase, translating to MPIRVLLIIPTLDRGGAEKQLAYLATRLPREQFDVHVCALTRGGPLAAMLEEADIPLTVIGKSWKVDPGAWWRLRKFIQQLQPDIVHTWLFAANSYGRAAAFSAGVPHVLAGERCVDQWKVWHEFAIDRRLARRTEKILTNSTGVQEFYTRHGLPAEKFVVIPNGITPLDPTVAGARDELLAELELPADARLITTVGRLWPQKRMKDLIWAAELLKCIREDSHLLIVGEGPQRWRLEVFRDQIEVGDRVHLVGQRSDVPRLLFHSECFWLGSGYEGQSNAVMEAMSAGLPVVATDIAGNRDLVIPEETGYLVGVGDKAGFAQWTNQLLENPAGAKKMGQAGQRRMHEEFTISNMVQRHAELYAHVASSEK from the coding sequence ATGCCGATACGCGTATTGCTGATCATCCCGACGCTCGACCGGGGCGGCGCCGAAAAACAGTTGGCGTATCTGGCGACGCGGCTGCCGCGCGAGCAGTTCGACGTGCATGTTTGCGCGCTCACCCGTGGCGGCCCCTTGGCCGCCATGCTGGAGGAAGCGGACATCCCGCTGACCGTGATCGGCAAATCCTGGAAGGTTGACCCGGGCGCCTGGTGGCGTCTGCGAAAGTTCATTCAGCAGCTCCAGCCCGACATTGTGCATACGTGGTTGTTCGCCGCCAACAGCTACGGCAGGGCGGCTGCGTTTTCGGCGGGCGTCCCGCATGTGCTGGCCGGGGAACGCTGCGTCGATCAGTGGAAGGTCTGGCACGAGTTCGCCATTGACCGCCGCCTTGCACGTCGCACCGAGAAGATTCTCACCAACAGCACGGGCGTGCAGGAATTTTATACGCGGCACGGCCTGCCGGCGGAAAAGTTTGTGGTGATACCCAACGGGATTACGCCGCTTGATCCGACCGTCGCGGGAGCGCGCGACGAACTGCTGGCCGAACTGGAATTGCCGGCCGACGCCAGGTTGATTACGACCGTGGGTCGATTGTGGCCGCAGAAGCGGATGAAAGATCTCATCTGGGCGGCGGAGCTGCTCAAGTGCATCCGGGAAGACTCCCACCTTCTAATCGTGGGAGAAGGGCCGCAGCGGTGGCGACTGGAAGTTTTCCGCGACCAGATCGAAGTCGGCGACCGGGTGCATCTGGTGGGACAACGATCCGACGTGCCCCGGCTGCTGTTCCACAGCGAATGCTTCTGGCTGGGCAGCGGTTATGAAGGCCAGTCCAACGCCGTGATGGAAGCGATGTCAGCCGGCTTGCCCGTGGTGGCCACCGATATTGCCGGCAATCGCGATCTGGTGATACCGGAAGAGACGGGTTATCTGGTCGGGGTGGGCGACAAAGCCGGGTTCGCCCAGTGGACGAACCAGTTGCTGGAGAACCCAGCAGGTGCGAAAAAAATGGGGCAGGCAGGCCAGCGTCGTATGCACGAAGAATTCACCATCAGTAATATGGTGCAGCGTCACGCTGAACTTTACGCGCACGTCGCTAGCTCAGAAAAATAA
- a CDS encoding rhodanese-like domain-containing protein, with protein sequence MQTINTTQFKNMIDEMGDELTIINTLDSEHFSKTEIPGSTNIPLSQNDFLANVEKTAGNKKNAVVVYCASEECDSSKKAAEKLHLAGFETVFDYEGGAQAWKESGAELAAK encoded by the coding sequence ATGCAAACCATTAATACGACCCAGTTCAAAAATATGATCGACGAAATGGGCGACGAATTGACGATCATCAACACACTCGACTCGGAGCATTTCAGCAAGACGGAAATCCCCGGATCGACCAATATCCCCCTCAGCCAGAATGATTTCCTGGCAAATGTGGAGAAGACAGCTGGCAATAAAAAGAATGCCGTAGTAGTTTACTGCGCCAGCGAAGAGTGCGACTCCTCCAAAAAGGCCGCAGAGAAACTGCACCTGGCAGGATTCGAAACAGTCTTTGACTATGAAGGCGGCGCCCAGGCGTGGAAAGAGTCGGGCGCGGAACTCGCCGCGAAATAG
- the mobA gene encoding molybdenum cofactor guanylyltransferase, with translation MIPIAGIVLCGGHSRRMGLSKASLPFGPETMLARTVRILSTVASPIVVVAAAEEDENAEAGSAVPADKTSVRDRIQVQDARPDQGPLEGLLAGLRALTPATQAVYVTSCDAPLLVPSLVVALVERLLAVDSTVDAVVPCDAAGYPQPLAAVYRPRVLLAVERLLAADIRRPMALLEAIRTLRMPAEEVRPFDPDLASLLNCNTPADYRLALQRAGLAIDPAIARLLPEAGQPPDSPPGISDFS, from the coding sequence ATGATCCCGATCGCCGGAATCGTACTCTGCGGCGGTCATAGCCGGCGGATGGGGCTGTCCAAGGCGAGCCTGCCGTTCGGGCCAGAAACCATGCTGGCCCGGACCGTGCGGATTTTGTCGACGGTGGCCTCGCCCATCGTCGTCGTCGCTGCGGCCGAAGAGGACGAGAATGCGGAGGCAGGGAGCGCGGTTCCTGCGGACAAAACCTCCGTCCGCGATCGGATTCAAGTGCAGGACGCCCGCCCGGACCAGGGACCGCTGGAAGGCTTGCTGGCTGGACTGCGCGCGTTGACGCCTGCGACGCAGGCCGTTTACGTCACCAGTTGCGACGCTCCCCTGCTGGTCCCGTCGCTGGTCGTCGCCCTGGTGGAGCGACTGTTAGCGGTTGATAGCACGGTCGACGCAGTTGTGCCGTGCGACGCCGCAGGTTACCCCCAACCGCTGGCTGCTGTGTATCGGCCTCGCGTGCTGCTTGCCGTCGAACGCCTGTTGGCCGCGGACATCCGCCGACCGATGGCGTTGCTTGAAGCGATCCGCACCCTCCGCATGCCGGCCGAGGAGGTGCGTCCGTTCGACCCGGACCTGGCCAGTCTCCTCAATTGCAACACGCCGGCCGACTACCGCCTGGCCCTGCAGCGGGCCGGACTGGCGATCGATCCCGCGATTGCCCGGTTGCTGCCGGAAGCCGGGCAACCGCCCGATTCACCTCCTGGCATATCGGATTTCTCCTGA